The DNA sequence GCACGGCGCCCGCGTCGAAGCCCAGGCGGCCCAGCAGCGGGTGCGCGCAGAACCGTCCGTCGCGCACGCCGATCCCGTGCTCGGCCGACAGGTACGCGGCCACCAGTCCCGGGTCGTAGCCCGCGACCGTGAAGGTCACGACCCCGACCGGGTCGACGGCGTCGTCCCAGACGCGCACCACCCGCACGCGGTCGATCGCCTCAAGCCCCGCGACGAGCCGCGCGCGCAGGGCCGACTCGTGCGTGCGCAGGGCCTCGGGGTCGACGCCGCGCAACGCCCGCGCGGCGGCCGCGAGCGCCACCGCGCCGATCACGTTGGGCGACCCTGCCTCGTGGCGGGCCGGGCCATCGAGCCAGGTGGTCTCGTAGACACGCACGCGCCGCACGGCGCCGCCGCCCGCGAGGTAGGCCGGCGCCGCGTCGAGCCAGTCGCGGCGGCCCACGAGCGCGCCCGCGCCGTAGGGCGCGTACGCCTTGTGCCCTGAGAGCGCGACGTAGTCGACGCCGCTGTGCGCAAGCGAGAACGCGCGGTGCGGCACGAGTTGGGCGCCGTCGAGCGCGACGCGGGCCCCCGCGGCGTGCGCGGCCGCGACGACGTCGGCGACGGGCAGCGCCTCGCCCGTGACGTTGGAGGCGCCCGTGAGCGCGACCAGCGCGTACGGCGCCTGCGCGGCGGCGGCGTCGGTGAGCTCGGCGCGCAACGCGTCGAGCGTCGCCGCGATCGAACCGCGGCCGGCGAGCACTGTCGCGTCGGCGCTGCGCTGCCACGGCAGCAGGTTGGCGTGGTGCTCGATGTCGAGCACCAGCACGCGGCCGGGCCGCCCGGTGAGCGGGTCGGCGGGCACGGCGCCCGCGAGCAGGTTGAGCGCGTCGGTGGTGTTGCGGGTCACGACGACGACGTCGTCGGCGCGCGCCCCGACGAAGGCGCCGATGGTGGCGCGGGACTGCTCGTACAGCGCCGTGGACACCTGCGACAGGTATCCGGCGCCGCGGTGCACCGAGGCGTACAGCGGCAGCACACGCGCCACGTGCGCGGCGACGGCCTCGAGCGCGGGCGCCGAGGCCGCGACGTCGAGGTTGGCGTAGGGCGCCTCGCGCCCGTCGACCAGGGGGACGAGCGTGTCGGCGCCGACGACGGGCAGCACCGGGGCGAGGTCGTCGACCCGGGCCGGCGGAACGGCGCCGGCCGCCGGTCGGTGGTCGGTCACGGTGGTCATGGGAGGTCTCCTCTCGCGCTTGCCGCGCGGTCAGCGCGCGGCCGGGTCGTCACCCGGGGCACCCCGCCGTGAGGGGAGGGTTGCCGGCCAGCGAGCCGGGGCTTGGCGCTGGCGCTCTTGACCTGGTCGACAGCCTCGGGGCGCCACGGCACGCGCGTCAATCGCTGACGCCGCGCATCTCGCGATACGGGACGGCGTGTTCCGCGGCGATACGATCAGCCCGACCATCCCGAGCGGCCGAGTGACGTGGCACGTCGACGCCGCAGCAACCCTCGAACGCAGGGTGCTCCCGCCACGAACGATGGAGGAGGACCCATGAGCGACATCACCGTGGCGCCGGCCGAGGGCTACGCCGGCGACATCACTCCCGCCGACGCCTGGACGCTGCTGACCACCGACCCCGACGCCGTCCTGGTCGACGTGCGCACCCGCCGCGAGTGGGAGCAGATCGGCGTGCCCGACGTCGCCGCCACGGGTCGGCGCGCGGTCTTCACGCAGTGGGTGCTCGACGACGGGACGCCCAACCCGGCGTTCCTGACCGACCTGCAGGCGGCGCTCGCCGACGCCGCCTCGACCGACCCCAAGCTCGTGTTCCTGTGCCGCTCGGGCCAGCGGTCGGTCGCGGCGGCGCGCGTCGCCACGGCCGCGGGCGTCGCGCCGTCGTACAACGTGCTGCAGGGCTTCGAGGGCGCGCCCGGGCCCGACGGCGTCCGCAACGTCGAGGGGTGGAAGGCCGCCGCGCTGCCGTGGCGCGAGACCCTCTCCGACGGCGCCCCCGCAGGCGCCGCCCGGTGAGCGCCCACCCGGTCTTCACCGGCCCGGGCGCGGACGGCGTCGCGCTGGGCGGATCGGGCCGCGGCCCGCTGCCGGCCTCGGCCCGCCTGCGCACGCTCGCGGTGCGCGGCGCCCACCACCGCACCGAGTTCCACGAGACGGCCGAGCCCGTCTTCCTCACCCAGGGCTACGTCTACGACAGCGCCGCCGACGCCGAGGCCGCGTTCGCGGGCGAGCAGCAGCGCTTCGTCTACTCGCGCTACGGCAACCCCACCGTGCACACCTTCGAGGAGCGCCTGCGGCTGATCGAGGGCCCCGAGGCCGAGGCGTGCTACGCGACGGCGTCGGGCATGAGCGCCGTGTTCACCACGCTCGCGGCGCTCGTGCGCAGCGGGTCGCGCATCGTCTCGGCGCGCGCGCTGTTCGGCTCGACCACCGTCATCTACGAGGAGATCCTCGCGAAATGGGGCGTGCGCGTCGACTACGTCGACGGGCACGTGCTGTCGCAGTGGCAGGAGGCGCTCTCGCGGCCGGCCGACGTCGTGTTCTTCGAGACGCCGTCCAACCCCATGCAGGACCTGGTCGACGTGCGCCGCGTGGCCGAGCTGGCGCACGCGGCGGGAGCCGTCGTCGTCGTCGACAACGTGTTCGCGACGCCTGTGCTGCAAAAGCCGCTGCGGCTGGGCGCCGACGTCGTCGTCTACTCGGCGACCAAGCACATCGACGGGCAGGGGCGCGTGCTGGGCGGGGCCATCCTCGGCTCGCGCGAGTTCCTCGAGGGGCCCGTGCAGACGCTCATCCGCAACACCGGCCCGTCGCTGTCCGCGTTCAACGCGTGGGTGCTGCTCAAGGGCCTGGAGACCCTCGACCTGCGCGTGCGCGCGCAGAACGACGCCGCGCTGCACGTCGCGCTGGCGCTCGACGGGCTCGACGGCCTGAGCGCGGTGCGCTACCCGTTCCTCGCCTCACACCCGCAGCACGACCTCGCCGTCGCGCAGCAGGCGGGTGGCGGGACCGTGGTGACGTTCGACCTGGCCGTGCCCGCGGGCCTCGACCCGGTCGAGGCCAAGCGGCGCACGTTCCGGTTCCTCGACGCCCTGCGGATCGTCGACATCTCGAACAACCTGGGCGACGCCAAGTCGATGGTCACGCACCCGGCGACGACGACGCACCGCAAGCTCGGCCCGCAGGGCCGCGCGGCGGTCGGCATCGCGGAGACGACGGTGCGGCTGTCGGTGGGGTTGGAGGACCCGGCCGACATCGTCGACGACGTCGAGCAGGCGCTCGCGGCGGTCTGAGGTCAGGCCAGGCGGAACGGGCGGCCCACGGCCAGACGGGTCAGGCTCGCGCACACCTTGTCGGTCAGCAGCGCGCGCACGCGGTAAGCCCCGGCGGTCACGCCCGCCAGCGGCAGACGGGCGCGCCACTCACCGTGGTGCCAGCCCGACTCGACGAGGCCGGTCGCCACGACCACGCCCTCGGCGTCGTCACGCACGAGCATGACGACCAGCTCACGGCCCTGGTCGTGCGTGCCGAGCCCGAGCTCGCCCGAGGCCACGAGGTGGCCGTCCGAGCCGAGGTCACCGCGCACCTCGTGGCGGCCGTCGACGTGGACGAAGCCGTCGACGAACTCCTCGACGGTGACCCACTCGGTGGCCTGGGCGGTGTTGAACCAGGCGTCGGTGATCCGACCGGTGACGGGGCGGACGCCCGCGTGGCGCATCGACAGCGCCCCGTCCTCGAACTCGACGGACCACAGGCCGTTCTCGACCTTGCCCGTGCGCGCGACTCCGGCCACACAGACCTCGACGTCTGCGTCCTGAACCTGCGAGCCGTAGGCGCGTCCCGTCACGGCAAAGCCGTCGAACGTCGTCAGCCGACGCGGGCATGTGATCAACTCGAGCCGGGGGGCGCGGTACCGACCGGCGTCGGCCGTCGTCGCCGCTGCCTGGGGTCGGTCGATGAGCGTCATTGGTGCACCTTCCTGCACGATTCCCTAAGGGGGGCGACCTATCGTGCGACCGAACCTCGGGCGTGTGCGGTTCGTGCGAGCAAACTGAGTATCGGCGCGCACCCGGTAGAGTGGTGGCGCGGCGAGAGGGAGCGCTCCGCCGCACGCGCGGACATCGCCCATCGATGCACGCGCCAGATCATGCGGCTCGCCCCGGCTCGGTGAGTAGCGTGGTTCCCGGCGCCGGGAGCCTCCGGCCCGTTCGACCTGGGAGATCGAGTGACCGACGGCTTCATCGCCCGTCCCCCGCGGCCCTCGGCGCCCGCGCAGGCGCACGGCTACGCCGAACGCATGGAGCGGATGGTGGCCATGGCCGCCGCCGAGGCCGCCGAAGCCGTGAGCGACGCCCGCGCAAAGGCCGCCCAGCTCCTGGCCGACGCCCGCCGCGACGCCGACGTCACCATCTCCGAGGCCCAGGTTCAGGCGACGACGATGATCGCCTCGGCCCGCGCGGAGGCCGAGCGCGTGCTCGCCGAGGGCCGCGACGACGCCGAGGCGACGCGCCGTGAGGCCGTCTCCGCAGCCGAGGCCCTGACGCGTGAGACCTCCCAGTCCGCGGGCGACGAGCGCCGTCGGGCCGAGCACGACGCCCGCACCACCATCGCCGAGGCGCAGGAGAAGGCGCACCGCCTCGTGGAGGAGGCCCGCACGCAGGCCGCGCGCGTCGAGGCGCGCGCGCAGGCGCTGCGTGACGAGGCCGACGCCGTGCGCGCCAAGGCGCTCGCCGAGGCCGAGGAGACTCGCCGCGAGGCGCACGCCGACGCCGAGGAGAAGACGACGGCGGCCTCCGCGCACGCCGCGAGCCTTGTCGCCGAGGCCCAGGCCGAGGTCGCGCGCGTGCGCGCCGAGGCGGAGCGCAGCACACGCGAGCTCGTCCAGCGCCGCGACCAGATCGCGGTCCAGCTCGAAGCCCTGCGCCGCTCGCTCGGACTCGGCGCAGCGCGTCCCTCCACCGGCGCGACGGACGGAGGCGACCAGTGAGACCCTGGCGACGTTCGCAGCCCGACGAGACGCCCGCCGGCGCCTCGCGCCCCTGGTGGGAGAAGACCCCCGAGGCCGAGCAGGCGGCCACGGAGCAAGCGGCCATGCAGCAGGCGGCCATGGAGCCCGAGTTCGACACGGTCGCCCAGACGGACCAGCCCGCGGCGCCCCCCGTGGGCCCGGCCGCGACGGCGCCGCAGCGCCGCACCGTGCTGGGCGCGCTGCCGCCCTCGTACCAGCCCACCGCCTACTGGCCCGCCGCGCCCGACGCGGCGGCGCCCGTCGTCGCCGGTGTGCCGACGTCGTTCGAGCCCGTCGCCGGGCCACCTGTCACCAAGTCCACCGATCCCGAGGAGTCGCCCGTGTCGCAGGGCACCGACGGGGGCGCCCCCGTCGAGGACGTCGTGCCCGAGCCGCAGGGCCTTGCGGAGCCTGCCGACGCCGGGGAGGTCGGAGCCGAGTCCGCCCCCGCGGTGGACGGACCCGTGCGGGACGAAGCCGCGGATGTGGTCGACGACGCGGTCGATGACATCACGGCCGATGACATCACGGCCGAGGGGGGCGTCGACGACGGGGTCGTTGACGACGGGGTCGTTAACGCTGCGGACGACGGTGGGGTCGCGGGCACGGTGGACGACGCGCATGACGGGGTGGACGAAACAGTGGACGACGCGGCGCGCCCCGTGGCGCACGACGCGCTGACCGGACCGATCCCGGACGACGTCGAGCCCGTCGAGGGCTTCGCCGCCTTCGACGCCGACGCTCTCGCGACCCTGCCGCAGCCCACGCCGGAACTGCCCGACGAGCAGGCCGCAGACCAGACCTCCGGATCCCCCGAGGATGAGCCAGCCCCGATGGCGCCGATCGGCGTCGGGTTCGGCGAGCGCATCGAGCGTCTCATCGCGGCCGCGGTCACCGAAGCCGAGAACACGCGGGCCGACGCCGACCAGGAGGCGGCCCAACTGCTCCAGACCGCACGCCTCGACGCCGAGCACACCCTCGCCGCCGCACAGCGGCAGGCCTCCGAGCTGGTCGCGGCCGCGCAGCGCCGGTGCGAGGACGAGCTCGCGGCCTCGCGCCAGACGCGAGAGGAGGCCGACAAGGTCCTGGCCGACGCCCGTCAGGAGGCTGACGAGGTGCGCCGCCGCGTCCGCGCCGAGGTCTCCGAGCTGCGCTCGGAGATCGACCAGCACGCCCAGGCGATGCTGGCGCGCACGCACGAGGAGACGGGGCGCACCCTCGCCGCGGCGCGCGCCGAGCTCGACGAGCTCGCGGCCCGCAAGACCGAGTTGGAGGGGCAGCTCTCCGCGATCCGCTCGCTGCTCTCCGACGCCGTCGTGGCGCCGTTGCCGAACGAGGTCAGCGGGTTCCTCAGCGAGGCGTCGCTGGACGCGCCGGACGATGACGCTCCGGTCGAGGACGCCCTGGTGCAGGAGGCGCCACCGGAGGACCAGGCGCCGCAGGACGGCAACGACGGCGACGTTCCCGACGACCACGAGTCCGACGGCGAGTCCGACGGCGGCGCGACCGAGCCCGCGGACGGGTCCGCAGAGGCCGCTGGCGCCGCTGAGGCCTCCGAGGCCGCTGGCGCTGAGGCCGCCGAGGGAGAGCCTGCGCGCACGGCCCCGTAGCCCGCGGTTGTCGGCGTCGCGGTCGTTGGCGTCCCGGTCGGGCGGGTGTCGCGTCGGCCCGTCCTCACGCGGGGACCGTGACCACCTGGTGACACCTTGCGCCGCGCCAGACGCCACCCGGGCAGGGCGGCCAAGGGCGTGCGCCGAGACTCGTGCGCATGTTCGCGATCCCCCTCGGATCCCCTGAGCGTCGCCGGGCTCGTGCACGCCGCTCGAGGCGCCCACCGCGCGCTGTGCGGCGCTCGCGGGCGGTGGTCTACATCGCCGACCACGCCGCCGACCCCACGCTGACCCCCGAAGGGGTGGCCGCCGGGCTCGGCATCTCGCCACGTGCGCTGCGGCGCGTCCTGGGCCACACGGCGCTCGACGCCGCGGGCTACATCGCGCACGCGCGCCTCGACCTGGCCCTGGAGACGCTGCGCGACCCGCGGCTGGCGCACCTGAGCCTGAGCGTTGTCGCCGCGCGGGCCGGGTACGCCTGCGCGGCAGACCTGTTGCGCGCCGTCCGTGCGGCGACCGGCCTGACGCCCGAGGCCTACCGCGCCCAGGTGCTCGACGGACCGCGGCGGGGCGACGATCCCACGCGTGGTGAGAGCCCGCGGCGCGGCGAGAGCCAGCGCGGCGAGAGCCAGCGCGGCGACGGGCCACGCCGCGCGGCGCGCCCGCCGGCATGAGCGACGGCGTGACCGAAGCTGTGACCGAAGCTGTGGCCGACGCGGTGACCGCCGCCGTGACCACCCCGCCCGGCTCGGGACCGGCGACCGGTCCCGCCAGCGGCCGGGACTGTGGTCACCGACCCGCAGGACCTTGTGCCCCGTCCCACGCCATCGGGCCACGAGCGGGTGACGCCGGGGAGCAGGATGGGGCGGTGAGCACGCGCCAGGTCCCGCTGTACTACTACTCGTCGGCCTCCGGGATGGTGCGTCTGTTCGCCGAGCGCGTCTGCGCCGACTCGGGGCGCCAGGCGCTCGACCTGGGCGAGCGCGCCGTGCGCCGCTCGGTCCCCGACGGGCCGTGGGTGCTGATCACGCCGTCGTACAAGACGGGCAACCCTGACAACGACACGATCCCTGAGGCCGTGCGCCGCTTCCTGGCCGACCCGGTCACCCGCCGCCGCCTCGCGGGAGTGATCGGCTCAGGCAACCGCAACTTCGGGCGCCACTACCAGGCCGCGGCCCGCCAGATCGCCGCGGCCTCGGGCCGGCCCATGCTGCTGGAGGTCGAGTTGCAGGGCACGCGCTGGGACGTCGAGGACGCCCGGCGCCTGCTCGGCGAGCTCGACGCGACGCTCGCCCAGCGAGTCGTCGCCGACCCGGACCCAGCCGGCCAGCGGCGCGCGGGACACCAAGACCACGAGGGCCACGAGCCAAGCCCTGACCGATCGTCGGGCGCACACCCTCCCGCTGGCGCGGCTCACCCCGGCTAGCCTCGACAACGATTCGACCCGAGGAGCGATCCCTTGCCCGCAGCCCCGCACCCGGCGCCGACGATCGGCGCCGTCCGGCATGAGAACTTCGCCTATCAGCGCGCCCCGATGATCGTGTACTGGGAGCTGACGACGGCGTGCGGTCTGGCGTGCCGCCACTGCCGCGCCGAGGCGGTGCTCACGGCCCCGCCCGGGGAGCTGACGACCGAGCAGGCGCTCACGGTGCTCGACCAGATCACCGAGTTCGGCGACCCGCTGCCGCACGTGGTCATGACGGGCGGTGACCCGCTGCGTC is a window from the Xylanimonas ulmi genome containing:
- a CDS encoding aminotransferase class V-fold PLP-dependent enzyme, with translation MTTVTDHRPAAGAVPPARVDDLAPVLPVVGADTLVPLVDGREAPYANLDVAASAPALEAVAAHVARVLPLYASVHRGAGYLSQVSTALYEQSRATIGAFVGARADDVVVVTRNTTDALNLLAGAVPADPLTGRPGRVLVLDIEHHANLLPWQRSADATVLAGRGSIAATLDALRAELTDAAAAQAPYALVALTGASNVTGEALPVADVVAAAHAAGARVALDGAQLVPHRAFSLAHSGVDYVALSGHKAYAPYGAGALVGRRDWLDAAPAYLAGGGAVRRVRVYETTWLDGPARHEAGSPNVIGAVALAAAARALRGVDPEALRTHESALRARLVAGLEAIDRVRVVRVWDDAVDPVGVVTFTVAGYDPGLVAAYLSAEHGIGVRDGRFCAHPLLGRLGFDAGAVRASVGVGTPGSDVERLIAAVRALVADGPQAQYDVVDGLWAVVDDPRPVPAGLGLDGLLATAAPTTDAFGCATY
- a CDS encoding rhodanese-like domain-containing protein, encoding MSDITVAPAEGYAGDITPADAWTLLTTDPDAVLVDVRTRREWEQIGVPDVAATGRRAVFTQWVLDDGTPNPAFLTDLQAALADAASTDPKLVFLCRSGQRSVAAARVATAAGVAPSYNVLQGFEGAPGPDGVRNVEGWKAAALPWRETLSDGAPAGAAR
- a CDS encoding O-succinylhomoserine sulfhydrylase; translation: MSAHPVFTGPGADGVALGGSGRGPLPASARLRTLAVRGAHHRTEFHETAEPVFLTQGYVYDSAADAEAAFAGEQQRFVYSRYGNPTVHTFEERLRLIEGPEAEACYATASGMSAVFTTLAALVRSGSRIVSARALFGSTTVIYEEILAKWGVRVDYVDGHVLSQWQEALSRPADVVFFETPSNPMQDLVDVRRVAELAHAAGAVVVVDNVFATPVLQKPLRLGADVVVYSATKHIDGQGRVLGGAILGSREFLEGPVQTLIRNTGPSLSAFNAWVLLKGLETLDLRVRAQNDAALHVALALDGLDGLSAVRYPFLASHPQHDLAVAQQAGGGTVVTFDLAVPAGLDPVEAKRRTFRFLDALRIVDISNNLGDAKSMVTHPATTTHRKLGPQGRAAVGIAETTVRLSVGLEDPADIVDDVEQALAAV
- a CDS encoding helix-turn-helix domain-containing protein, with protein sequence MFAIPLGSPERRRARARRSRRPPRAVRRSRAVVYIADHAADPTLTPEGVAAGLGISPRALRRVLGHTALDAAGYIAHARLDLALETLRDPRLAHLSLSVVAARAGYACAADLLRAVRAATGLTPEAYRAQVLDGPRRGDDPTRGESPRRGESQRGESQRGDGPRRAARPPA
- the nrdI gene encoding class Ib ribonucleoside-diphosphate reductase assembly flavoprotein NrdI, which encodes MSTRQVPLYYYSSASGMVRLFAERVCADSGRQALDLGERAVRRSVPDGPWVLITPSYKTGNPDNDTIPEAVRRFLADPVTRRRLAGVIGSGNRNFGRHYQAAARQIAAASGRPMLLEVELQGTRWDVEDARRLLGELDATLAQRVVADPDPAGQRRAGHQDHEGHEPSPDRSSGAHPPAGAAHPG